Below is a window of Culturomica massiliensis DNA.
TTATGCAAAAATAGAGGAAGGAGAATGGTTGAACGATAAACCCTACGGAGTAATTCACCGTTTGAGTTCTTCCGGACAGAGGAAAGGAATTGCAGATATATGTATCCGGTGGTGTTTACAGCAATGTCCTAATGTTCGCGTCGATACGCACCAGGATAATCGGATCATGCAAAAGATATTGGAAAAAAACGGTTTCCAGAGATGCGGAATTATATATGTGGAAGATGGTTCGCCGCGTATTGCCTTTCAAAAGTGTGTTTGATAATTAAACTATTGAAAATAACCGGGCAAAATAGATAAATTTATAAGCGATGAAGAGTTGTTTGGATGAAAAAGAACGGATACTGTCCTGGAA
It encodes the following:
- a CDS encoding GNAT family N-acetyltransferase produces the protein MKIRKTQKTDMESVMKLYDRSRVFMRQTGNVSQWINGYPSEEVVEKDIVQGNSYVCVEGNNHIVGVFCFFRGIEPNYAKIEEGEWLNDKPYGVIHRLSSSGQRKGIADICIRWCLQQCPNVRVDTHQDNRIMQKILEKNGFQRCGIIYVEDGSPRIAFQKCV